A portion of the Maylandia zebra isolate NMK-2024a linkage group LG9, Mzebra_GT3a, whole genome shotgun sequence genome contains these proteins:
- the LOC143420245 gene encoding TIMELESS-interacting protein-like produces the protein MAFFSPIIVKTDLTLKADQEEEKSLTEQQRKFQLLGLSSATAEKTMSSTQKDRLTMVDPQENSPQHIPDYDGIEDEAFPPLPPPHSPGRGGQEEGDPFADGDEGEVSQLADVPTAKRRGVKRPQPKLDSHRLISDRGLPALGTLFDNIQFKGKGHEAADLRLLMQKMENWAHRLYPKLQFEDFIDKVERLGSKKEVQTCLKRIRLDMPLTHEDFTSTDGAGDEEVQRELETFGDPDLFSRESFINAPQGQIAEALAPPPTPSLTEEQQKRIELNRQRALEKRRARQQQIGPSASQTADMLGDKPPAASSPNVIKGSTDGDETVEDPDLEPSNNTSTQQTSPLPPKDSEPAEAETGLSPEQQLSNDCVEGD, from the exons ATGGCGTTTTTCTCTCCGATTATTGTCAAGACTGATTTAACACTTAAAG ctgatcaggaggaggagaagagtctgacggagcagcagaggaaatttcagctacttggactcagctcagccactgcagagaaaacaatgagctcaacacagaag GACCGACTCACCATGGTTGACCCACAGGAAAATAGCCCGCAGCACATTCCTGACTATGACGGCATAGAGGATGAAGCTTTCCCCCCACTCCCACCACCACACTCCCCAGGCCGGGGAGGCCAGGAGGAAGGAGACCCTTTTGCAGATG GAGATGAAGGTGAGGTATCACAGCTGGCTGATGTCCCTACTGCTAAAAGGAGAGGCGTGAAGAGACCCCAACCCAAGCTGGACTCCCACAG GCTGATATCAGATCGAGGGCTTCCAGCTCTGGGCACTCTCTTTGACAATATCCAGTTCAAAGGCAAAGGACACGAG GCTGCAGACCTGCGGCTGCTgatgcagaagatggagaactggGCCCACAGGTTGTACCCCAAATTGCAATTTGAAGATTTTATTGACAAAGTGGAAAGGCTCGGCAGCAAAAAGGAAGTGCAG ACATGTCTTAAACGAATACGACTGGACATGCCCCTGACACATGAAGATTTTACAAGTACAGATG GTGCTGGTGACGAAGAGGTACAACGTGAACTGGAAACATTTGGGGATCCTGATCTGTTCAGCAGAGAGAGTTTTATTAATGCTCCCCAAGGGCAGATTGCCGAAGCCCTCGCTCCCCCACCTACTCCCTCTCTGACCGAAGAGCAGCAGAAACGTATTGAGCTGAACAGACAGCGGGCCCTGGAAAAGAGGCGCGCACGCCAGCAGCAAATTG GCCCTTCAGCCTCTCAGACTGCTGACATGTTAGGAGACAAACCTCCAGCTGCATCCTCACCAAATGTCATCAAAGGTTCTACTGATGGAGATGAAACTGTAGAAGATCCTGACCTCGAGCCTTCCAACAACACCTCCACGCAACAAACCAGCCCGCTTCCCCCCAAAGACTCTGAGCCCGCTGAGGCTGAGACCGGCCTCAGCCCTGAGCAACAGCTCAGCAACGACTGTGTAGAGGGGGATTAA